In Neoarius graeffei isolate fNeoGra1 chromosome 19, fNeoGra1.pri, whole genome shotgun sequence, the sequence ATAGGATGTCTTCCTTGGCAGAGGAGGGCCGAGTGTTTGAGTGCTGGTAAATGAAGGTGAAAGAGATGGGTACTAAACTGAGGGAGGAGCCAGGGCAGTATTTACTTGAAGACAGCATAATCCATAATGAAGCAGCACAAACATCCTAGAAACAAGGACCTTGAGTCAGTAAAATAAGCCTCCGGTCACCTAACAAGGCCTCCGAGGGTCATCAGTTGCTCTGGTGACCATGTCCATTAAGCCTCTCCCTCTTTTATATGGAATCAAAGCACATCAAGGAAGCCCTTGCATCCAGTAGTCCTTGGGGTACTTTtgttcagagatttttttttatctttcctTTAATATGGCTAGAGTAACAAACAATGGAGCAAGCAACACCCAAGCTTTTTCAATACCACAAGATGACTCTAGCTGCAAAAGAAAGTGCAACCAAGCCTACAAACAACACACAAGGCTTTTGATAACCTTATTTGCTTTTGATAGCCAAATTGTTATCTGCAATCAAATTCTGTGTGGTATTTGGTAACTAAGTttaaataagtgttcaaaggaatgTATATATGTTTTTTCCTGACCCCAGTGTTTGGGTTTCAGATAGCCAGCAGCCATTTGTAAAGGTGCCAAAAGAGATCCCAGATGTGGTCTACATGAAGGAAGGACAAGACTTAGTGTTCCCCTGCAGGGTCACTAACCCATACACCAACGTCTCCTTGGTCAAAGTGAGTATGTTTGCGATGAATAGGTCCAAAAAATCATCAAAAATCATTCCCAAATTAATATTTTCTGGCCAAGTTATAGTTTGCAAATCCACCCTTGTACTGTACATGTGACACGTTTGCTCAACCAGCATCCATATATAATCATCATTATCAACATAATTATGATCAGGAAAATCTtctgaacagggcggcacggtggtgtagtggttagcactgtcgcctcacagcaagaaggtcctgggtttgagcccagcggtcagcgagggcctttctgtgtggagtttgcatgctctccctgtgtcctccgggtgctccggtttcccccacagtccaaaggcatgcaggttaggctaattggtggctctaaattgaccgtaggtgtgagcgtgaatggttgtctgtgtttatgtgttagccctgcgatgacctggtgacttgtccagggtgtaccccgcctctcgcccatagtcagctgggataggctccagcttgcctgcgaccctgtaggacaagataagtggctacagataatggatggatggaaaatcttCTGAACCTGTTATTATCATGGCTCTCCACCCAGTATCATCTTCTTTTCCTTTATTCATCTGTTTTGTCCACTGATAGCACTTAAAACCACAATATTACAAAATGTTTTCccattatttcattatttattccGATGTCCAGTAACATCTACTTATTTATCGCAATGAATAGAGATTGTGCAAAGGCAAAGATTGTGCAAACTGCATTAAACATGTGTTTCAGAACACTGTTTCTCTCATTAAACTCCACCCAGTAACCACTGCTATCATCACAATTTCTCATATTCTCATTCTTCCTCTCACAAGAACTTTATCTCCCGCTCTCTTCCCTCACATTTCATCACCCTCTCCACCCATGTTCATTATAACAGTCCCTTTCCAACCCCATGATCTCTGTGCACCATATCCACTTTTTTCTCCCATAATCTATTCCCATCTTTTGCTACATGGTGAGACTCAGAAAGTCAGCTACACCTCCATTCATGAATTAGCCATTGCCCGTGTTCCTGTCTTCCCATTGGCCTTGATCCAGGGACGGAGCACAGATCTCTTCACGTGCGGGAGGATGCGTGTGACTGGGTTTGTGTATAGAGAAGAGTCCTTCACTGGCCTCCGTGTGACAAAGATACCTGTCTTACGCCAACAGGCAGAGAGAGTGGCGCCCCCGGTTTCCTCCGTCTTGTTGGCACCGTGTAAAGCCCCAGAGATGTAGACAGGACATGGAGATCTAAGTGCCTCCACCTTAATGCTCTTGTACCTGGGGAAATACTGATGTCTTCTACAGCTGGTTGCATCAACTCCATCAATTATTACACATTAATTGGAATAATGACTATGACTGAATCTATTGTACAAGTTGTTCCGTATTTCTGTTAGGGTTGAGCTGTTCACACCATTTATGGCTTTTGGTGCCTCTGagagttaaaataaaaaaaagtatttcaGGATGAGTCTCAGAGTGGATGAGAGCGGAAAGGAGCAAAATGACCAGTTCCCTTTGCGCTCCCTTTGGCTCTGCTTTCAGGATGGGAGCTGTTTTGGGATTTGCCATCGATATGACATCCCCCTCCTCCCCTTAGCCTGAAAAAAAGCTTCCCATTTAATTTCAGCTCACTGTGTTTACGTACTGGTTGACCCTATGCATAGAGTCACAAAAGTAATTAGTCTATAAATACAAGGCCATCTCGATCTCCCATTCAAACCTGGACTATAGCACAGTACTAGAGTGGTTTTTtccggaaagtttttttttttgcagatgaaTATCTTTAATCTTACACCTCTTGCATGGGGAACAATACTCCGGGGGCCAAACTCTCACAGAAGCTGTGAAAGTGGCCAGGGGGGCCCTTCCAGAGATTGACCTGAGGGCCCCAGCCGCAGTGTCTATATCCTGTAGTAACAGGATGTGAGGCGATGGACTGGAGTCACGTTTCCACATCCTCAACACTCTCAGGCTCTGTATGAGGGATTCTGGAAGAGGGGTGGAGGGGGCATCTTACACTATGCGTGTAAATTGTAAGAACTTAAAACAGGAAACATTGGCTATGTAAGACCTGTATGGGAACACGTTGAAAATGGCTTAGCTAACACATTCATGGTGTTGACCTGTTCACACTGGAAAGGAGGTGTCCACCTGATCCCTTGAGAAAGGGCAGGGCACTTCCAAGCTGTCACAGCTCCTCCAGTAAACATTTCCTCCCCTGGATGTGGAAGAAAACAAAATCATAATACGACTCTCCAAGAATTTCTGGCAGACACTACCTTACCCAAACCTTTCTTGTTTTAACATAGCAGTCGTTAAAATACAGTACTATTAGAGAAATATCACAAGTAGGTTGCTTAACTATAGTTAATTTTTACTTTATCTTTTAGGAATATTAATATCTGCAAGGGTTCCTGTTAAGCTGAATGATTCATGTTCCAATCATTGCAGTTTCCTAACCGACGACTTGGCACCGATAACAAGAACATCATTTGGAATAACAGAAAGGGCTTTGTTATCCGAAGTCCCACGTACTTCTACATTGGCCTTTTTTTCTGTGAAACCATCATCAATGGGACAAAATACACCAACAAGTTTTTGACTTACAGACCAGGTACAGTGTTGACAGATAACTCAAAGGCTAATATTGGTCTTGCAAATTGATTGAATTTTCACTTTTGGTACATTCTCTCCAGTGAATAAGATCCAAAAGGTATATCTGAACAGCACTGGCTTAGTACAGGCTCTGCGAGGAGAGAGGCTGGCCTTAAACTGCACCGTTACAGCTGAGTGGAACTCGAGAGTGAACATTAACTGGAATTATCCTGGAAAGGTTCGTCAATCTCACGTCCAGCAGAATATCAGAGCGTGACGTGATGTTCTGATTTGACATAGTTTCATCTTAAAGTTTGTTAACTAGAAAAATAGATCAAACTTCATGAATTATCTTTTTTTGTGTTGTTTGTCTGTAGGCCAATAGTATGGTTTCAATCAGTCGGCGTATCACACAGAGTAAGACCAATGTGGTGTTCTACAGCATTCTCACGGTCCATAAACTGCTCAAGGAAGATAAAGGTGTCTACACATGCCATGTGACAAGTGGACCAGCAAAGCGGGAAGTCAACACCTCAGTTATAGTTTATGGTAATATTTCAAAATCCCATCACAAGAGCAATATTTTTTTGAACATCAACTCTTTATACGTGTCTCTAATATACATAATATGCATGTTTTGCTCCTCAGATCAGCCCTTCATCAAGTTAAAGTATAGAAATGGTTCATTGCTACAGGCAAATGCAGGGCAGAAATCCTTTCGCCTGTCGCCCAAATTACGGGCTTTCCCTAAACCTGAAGTCATCTGGTAAAAGTGGAAAATGCAAATGCCACATAATCCATAAATGTAAAAAGATATACGAGTGTGCTTTCAATTTTATAAGCTTCTCTTTGCCTGATTGATGTCCAGGATGAAAGATGGGGTGGTGGCAGCTGAGCAGTGTTCGCGTTACCATGTAGACGGTTATTCTCTGGTGATTCGAGATGTTGCAGAGGAGGATGCAGGGGTCTATACCATCCTCACTCGAATCCAGCAGTATGGGCTTCATCAGAACCTCACACTCTCACTTGTGGTGAACGGTAAGCTTGTCTCCAATGACCAGGTTTTTCGCTGTTGTTTACATCCATAAGTTATGTGCTGGGTTGTGAACTGAAGGGCGATGTCATTCTCTTCCCACTCACAGTTAAGCCTCAGATTGGGGAGAAAGCTGTAGCAGTGCGGGACACAGCAACCATGCCACGGTCCAGCAGGCAAGTCTTACGCTGCACTGCTCACGGCATCCCATCGCCTCAAATCCAGTGGCTCTGGCATCGCTGCCCTTCTAAAGGCCTGTAAGTGCCACACTCTCCTGAGCACATACACATAATACAACAAGAAATGTTGCACACTCTGCACTTGGGCATTAAGCCAGCACAAATTTAGCTGAAGTTGTATTGTTGTTGGATGGATTCAATATCCTACTTTTTTAGACACACAAAGAAGCAGTCGAGTCACATTATTGTGGCATGGTTCAGATTCCCAACACCAAACCAATTTAGAAATCTTTTCAGAGATTGATTAATTGCCATTTTTGTAGCTAATTTTCACACTGTACCTGGTCATAGTGTGCATGATTAATTTGTTTGTACTTGTGCCTATAGGAACAGTGTCTTATGTAAAGTATGTGTCTGTTTGTCTGTGAATGGAGACATGTTTTGTCTATTTCAGCATGAGTTCACACAGGGTTTCCTTTTAGCCTCTAGAACAGATGGTTAAGGAGTTCTTTCATGTGCATGTCTATTCATTTTTGTGTGAACaaatgattttgtgtgtgtgtctgtgtgtgtgtgtgcgtttgcaTGAATGTGTGCCTGGTACAGTCATAGAACTCGGTATAGCCTACAGTTGAAAGCACAGAAAAAAAGAACTTCAAAAGAGACAAGTTCCGTGCTTACAATAACGATTAGCTGGTTTCTAAATCAAACGCCATGATTTAATGAACTTCCCCTGCAGAATGCAGCCTGTTTATTATTCTGATTGGTTGGGCGCATCCTGTCATGGCTTTCCTAATGTGTCATACACAAACTATTCCACATTCTCATGAGAAAAGCCAAGCCAGCACTATTCACAAGAGAAGAAACTCCCATTATGGcttctgtgtacacacacacacacacacacacacacacacgtacctgcTAATTCTAAAACAAAGGCCGAAGAGTCAAACTATTATCTGTTCATCTATTATTAGGTCCAAATTACTGAACACTTGCTCCGATACCCAAACTAGGCACTAATGGGATAGGCACTAATCAATGTGCAGAATTTCAATTTAGCTTTTTTtcccttaactttttttttttcaaataatacaTCCCTTTAATACATGCCATTTCAGTTTCGTAGAGCAGTGACTCTAGATCTTTGTCTTGCCTCATATTTTGGTCATGCTATTGAATTCTACATCCTGGCAGTGGTGTAAGAGAAAAATGTcaatgaaaatttaaaaaaagaatgaaagaaagaaaaatggacTGCAGCCTAAACTGCTGTCAGAGTTTTATAAATTTATCTTATTTTGCAATGGTAAGAAGTCCCTTAAAAAGAGTAAATTCTCTAAATTTTCTGTGTTTTGTGATATACTAAGGTGACTatgtaaaaatgtattcactaattatttatttaataagaAATTGTGTGTTgtgcagaagaaagaaagaaagaaagaaagaaagaaagaaagaaagaaagaaagaaagaaagaaagaaaagatgccATTGATTTCAAGTGGTGTTATTGAAAGTGTTATTGAGAGCTGATCACTGGCAGGATCCTGACCGAGGCCCTTATTCTTTGTAGCAGCCCAGCGCGGCTGGCCTGACGCTGAGGCGGAGGAGGCGCAGGGAGAGTGGCGCTGTGGGCCGGGCTGGCCTCCTAGCACTGGACAGGCTCAAGCCTCGGCCATG encodes:
- the flt1 gene encoding vascular endothelial growth factor receptor 1 isoform X5; translated protein: MFEIFLVMLCGLTSRVETKDADNKGRFNSPVLDVTERQIILEKNQMLQLNCRGRWELEWVFPSGVSKSHPSARVVDTRCGRRANQYCSRLTLSPALAQHTGTYRCRYSRKQRKHTSVYIFITDSQQPFVKVPKEIPDVVYMKEGQDLVFPCRVTNPYTNVSLVKFPNRRLGTDNKNIIWNNRKGFVIRSPTYFYIGLFFCETIINGTKYTNKFLTYRPVNKIQKVYLNSTGLVQALRGERLALNCTVTAEWNSRVNINWNYPGKANSMVSISRRITQSKTNVVFYSILTVHKLLKEDKGVYTCHVTSGPAKREVNTSVIVYDQPFIKLKYRNGSLLQANAGQKSFRLSPKLRAFPKPEVIWMKDGVVAAEQCSRYHVDGYSLVIRDVAEEDAGVYTILTRIQQYGLHQNLTLSLVVNVKPQIGEKAVAVRDTATMPRSSRQVLRCTAHGIPSPQIQWLWHRCPSKGLSPARLA